The Gordonia sp. KTR9 genome contains a region encoding:
- a CDS encoding condensation domain-containing protein, whose product MKFTELSDYPVPAGTVTIWTPTTRTDLAGWQSDPRPFTYDQSASIWRSAAGDDDENSWLGAIFEIDDELDAERFESCLNQFLTRHEALRSTADPTSDDPHHGRRTYRGGHLGVDTEVAGGFDSGDDVRELLTGIFDARLAPTRWPHCIVATISSPRGGFCVAFAADHVVMDAYSILLSMSEIRRLYISARRGASTEMADVGSHLDFGVHDRAVGLGLTGEHPAVSRWRTFLDRSADAPGFGLPLVRPHLETGDRARTPRQRGVSEYVATDRLATFVTSAARTSGHGTQTAVFAALAVTLRALTGRDTLRLTMPMHTRTEARYAGSVGWYVGLAPLEVDLSGSVTFDDALTATAAAIDEVRHLPLFPYQRIVELLGTGGEPEFVVSYLDIRHVPGAAEWDAARAQILRGGSRSDREVYLWIARVPGGITVSARHPGHDPADASIRDLITTYATILRTLATEGTALPLSSYTCATFAGTAALDDARPA is encoded by the coding sequence ATGAAGTTCACCGAGCTGTCCGACTATCCCGTACCGGCTGGGACGGTGACGATCTGGACACCGACCACACGTACGGATCTCGCGGGGTGGCAGTCGGATCCGCGGCCGTTCACCTACGACCAGTCGGCGTCGATATGGCGGTCGGCGGCCGGTGACGACGATGAGAACTCCTGGCTCGGAGCGATTTTCGAGATCGACGACGAGCTCGATGCCGAGCGTTTCGAATCCTGCCTGAACCAGTTCCTCACCCGGCACGAGGCCCTTCGGTCGACCGCCGACCCGACGAGCGACGATCCGCACCACGGACGCCGGACGTACCGGGGCGGCCATCTCGGTGTCGACACCGAGGTGGCCGGCGGATTCGACTCCGGTGACGATGTCCGCGAGCTCCTGACCGGGATCTTCGACGCCAGACTCGCGCCGACGCGCTGGCCGCACTGCATCGTGGCCACCATCTCCTCGCCCCGCGGTGGTTTCTGCGTTGCGTTCGCCGCCGATCACGTGGTGATGGATGCGTATTCGATCCTGTTGAGCATGAGTGAGATCCGGCGCCTGTACATCTCGGCGCGGCGCGGCGCGTCCACCGAGATGGCGGATGTCGGAAGTCATCTCGACTTCGGCGTCCATGACCGCGCGGTGGGGCTCGGACTCACCGGCGAGCACCCGGCCGTCTCGCGCTGGCGCACGTTCCTGGACCGTTCCGCGGACGCACCGGGATTCGGTCTGCCACTGGTCCGTCCGCACCTGGAGACCGGGGATCGTGCGCGCACACCGCGCCAGCGCGGCGTTTCCGAGTACGTGGCCACCGACCGCCTGGCGACGTTCGTGACATCGGCGGCCCGGACGAGCGGACACGGAACGCAGACGGCGGTGTTCGCCGCTCTCGCGGTCACCCTCCGCGCACTCACCGGGCGCGACACGCTGCGACTGACGATGCCGATGCACACGCGAACGGAGGCTCGGTACGCGGGATCGGTGGGCTGGTATGTCGGGCTGGCGCCGCTCGAGGTCGATCTGTCCGGCTCGGTCACCTTCGACGACGCACTCACCGCGACCGCGGCCGCGATCGACGAGGTGCGGCACCTGCCGCTGTTCCCCTATCAGCGCATCGTCGAATTGCTCGGCACCGGAGGAGAACCGGAGTTCGTCGTGTCGTACCTGGACATCCGTCACGTCCCGGGAGCCGCCGAATGGGATGCGGCCCGGGCGCAGATCCTGCGGGGCGGCTCGAGGTCGGACCGTGAGGTGTACCTCTGGATCGCGCGGGTGCCCGGCGGGATCACGGTGTCGGCCCGGCATCCGGGTCACGATCCCGCCGACGCGAGCATTCGCGACCTCATCACGACCTACGCGACGATCCTGCGGACGCTCGCGACCGAGGGAACAGCACTCCCGCTGTCCTCCTACACCTGCGCGACCTTCGCCGGCACCGCCGCGCTGGACGACGCCCGCCCCGCCTGA
- a CDS encoding condensation domain-containing protein: MHVTTIDRYGPPAGELLCWTVDTSAARSEISDVPPSFNQTVHLATAEDSSTWLAAAFTVRGRVDRAALGSAYHALIARHGTLRSSFSTGPEGVRRHSYDPDDLVLRIDTVIDTSSDTVLRDRLRDTLDRACHPFGYPAYLFAAIDRDDASTIICGFDHCHVDAYSISIVIDDLHRLYDGYRCHGGSFDPSATAMSGSFVDFCAAESSAPPVALSDPRMRQWLRFFDDRDGALPTFPLDLGVEPGAIAAQATEVRTLLDSAATERFAQLCRRNGASVFGGTLAAMADAVRRCGGGPELPLLFPMHTRREERWRDAVGWFTTNAPLRVVGTGDLVETIRRTGPELRRAVALGEVPVPQVIEAMGGLRRTRADIFMVSYVDYRLLPGADRHRAIDAHHISNATTADDAQFWISRTGDGLALRARHPDTLTAHRTIRRFTDELVRTLRAGAELADTDGVDVLEQAVGPDTARVVGL, translated from the coding sequence GTGCACGTCACCACCATCGATCGCTATGGTCCGCCCGCGGGTGAGCTGTTGTGCTGGACCGTGGACACCTCCGCCGCACGGTCCGAGATCTCCGATGTGCCACCGTCGTTCAACCAGACCGTGCACCTGGCCACCGCCGAGGACTCGAGTACGTGGTTGGCCGCGGCGTTCACGGTCCGCGGCCGGGTGGACCGCGCCGCGCTCGGCTCCGCCTACCACGCCCTCATCGCACGGCACGGCACCCTGCGGTCGTCGTTCTCGACCGGGCCGGAGGGGGTCCGGCGCCACTCCTACGATCCGGACGACCTCGTACTCCGCATCGACACCGTGATCGACACGTCCTCCGACACCGTCCTGCGCGATCGGCTCCGCGACACCCTCGACCGCGCATGTCATCCCTTCGGCTACCCGGCGTACCTGTTCGCCGCGATCGACCGCGACGACGCGTCGACGATCATCTGCGGATTCGACCACTGCCACGTGGATGCCTACTCGATCTCCATCGTGATCGACGACCTGCACCGCTTGTATGACGGATACCGTTGCCACGGAGGTTCTTTCGATCCCTCGGCGACTGCCATGAGCGGTAGTTTCGTCGACTTCTGCGCAGCCGAGTCATCCGCTCCCCCCGTCGCGCTGTCCGATCCCCGGATGCGCCAATGGCTCCGCTTCTTCGACGACCGGGACGGCGCGCTGCCCACCTTTCCCCTTGATCTCGGTGTCGAACCCGGGGCCATCGCAGCCCAGGCCACCGAGGTGCGCACGCTGTTGGATTCGGCTGCGACGGAGCGGTTCGCCCAGTTGTGCCGACGCAACGGTGCGAGCGTGTTCGGCGGAACGCTGGCCGCGATGGCCGACGCGGTGCGCCGCTGCGGCGGCGGGCCAGAACTACCTCTGCTGTTCCCGATGCACACGCGTCGGGAGGAGAGGTGGCGCGACGCCGTCGGCTGGTTCACCACCAATGCGCCGCTGCGGGTCGTCGGTACCGGGGATCTGGTGGAGACGATCCGGCGCACCGGACCGGAGCTGCGTCGGGCCGTCGCGCTCGGCGAGGTACCCGTTCCGCAGGTCATCGAGGCGATGGGCGGACTACGCCGCACGCGGGCGGACATCTTCATGGTGTCCTACGTCGACTACCGGCTGCTCCCCGGCGCGGATCGGCACCGGGCCATCGATGCCCACCACATCTCCAATGCGACGACCGCCGACGACGCGCAGTTCTGGATCTCACGGACCGGCGACGGACTGGCGCTTCGTGCCCGGCATCCCGACACGCTGACCGCCCACCGCACGATCCGCCGGTTCACCGACGAACTCGTCCGGACGCTGCGCGCCGGCGCCGAACTCGCGGACACCGATGGTGTCGATGTTCTCGAGCAAGCCGTCGGGCCCGACACCGCGCGGGTCGTCGGCCTCTGA
- a CDS encoding daunorubicin resistance protein DrrA family ABC transporter ATP-binding protein encodes MSTTVPAIEARGLTKEFGGTRAVDAVDLLVPAGGVFALLGTNGAGKTTTVRMLATLLRPDAGDARIFGHDVVTQATAVRSLIGVTGQYASVDEDLTARENLMIFGRLIGSSRSRARIRADELLDEFGLGAVATRRVGHFSGGMRRRLDLAASLITRPRLLFLDEPTTGLDPRTRAQMWQTVRDMVARGSTVLLTTQYLDEADELADHIAVMDRGRVVADGTADELKAGVGDMSVRIELADVDDLTAAAQVCAPFTSSGEATIARREGVLVLPMSDIDPLADILGALRARGIVLTSVNVVRPTLDEVFFALTDGGDPTRSAPEVDPTGARA; translated from the coding sequence ATGTCCACGACCGTCCCGGCCATCGAGGCCCGCGGTCTGACCAAGGAATTCGGCGGCACACGGGCCGTCGACGCGGTCGATCTCCTCGTGCCCGCAGGTGGCGTCTTCGCCCTGCTGGGGACCAACGGCGCCGGAAAGACCACCACCGTGCGCATGCTCGCGACGCTGCTGCGGCCGGATGCCGGAGACGCCCGGATCTTCGGGCACGATGTCGTCACGCAGGCGACGGCGGTCCGGTCGCTCATCGGGGTCACCGGCCAATACGCCTCCGTGGACGAAGATCTCACCGCCCGCGAGAACCTCATGATCTTCGGTCGACTCATCGGATCGTCACGCAGCCGGGCGCGCATCCGCGCCGACGAACTGCTCGACGAGTTCGGGCTCGGCGCGGTCGCCACCCGGCGCGTGGGGCATTTCTCCGGCGGCATGCGCCGCCGTCTGGATCTCGCGGCGTCGCTGATCACCCGGCCCCGCCTGCTGTTCCTGGACGAGCCCACCACCGGACTCGACCCCCGCACGCGGGCCCAGATGTGGCAGACGGTGCGCGACATGGTCGCGCGCGGATCGACAGTCCTGCTGACCACACAGTATCTCGACGAGGCCGACGAACTCGCCGATCACATCGCGGTGATGGATCGTGGCCGGGTGGTCGCCGACGGCACCGCGGACGAACTGAAGGCCGGCGTCGGGGACATGAGCGTGCGAATCGAACTCGCCGACGTGGATGATCTGACGGCGGCCGCCCAGGTGTGCGCGCCGTTCACCTCGAGCGGCGAGGCGACGATCGCCCGGCGCGAGGGGGTCCTCGTGCTGCCGATGTCCGACATCGACCCGCTCGCCGACATCCTCGGTGCGCTCCGCGCCCGCGGGATCGTGCTGACGTCGGTCAACGTCGTGCGTCCGACCCTCGACGAGGTGTTCTTCGCGCTGACCGACGGCGGCGACCCCACGCGGTCCGCGCCGGAAGTCGATCCGACGGGAGCGCGGGCATGA
- a CDS encoding condensation domain-containing protein — MRITAMGNWRPQPGTAVRFDPTEACREAAATALAHAAPVTFLAQNHVRGAQLARAAGRTHRGYLGSGTEIDGDLDTAALGRALTLFVRRHEVLRTWFECRDGEVTAHLVDSSDIEFEGHVDRRLTTVDDVHPYLIDRFDRETPSDTFPGFAFGAISRPGGFAIFLACDHALSDGASQALALDEIAQIYAELVRADEPDDAVAAEAIQTGAMQTEAAAPAGGYFAYAAAEEQATAAHLAGTPQTRAWQDIFRRHDLQMPRFPLDLGLGPGETAQVTGVEVSLLDRAGIVAFDAACRAAGGRFIDGVYAAIAIADRELAGAEDYYGMTVFNTRVALDGYATSQGWFCSFAPVEFSMTDASTFAELIPAAHAARRRARDLAAVPVAAALAAIAAAGATPDAIVTAPNLLSYIDFRWFPGTSRDAFRRGALFTGEGRTANASAWINRDHDELYLGSQIPGTPFAESVARPYYHHLRDIVTDIAAAGDRQIHGPAVAAGPSDPGAAALRRGA, encoded by the coding sequence ATGAGAATCACGGCAATGGGCAACTGGCGCCCGCAACCGGGAACCGCAGTTCGCTTCGACCCGACCGAAGCGTGCCGCGAGGCCGCCGCGACCGCCCTCGCCCACGCGGCGCCGGTCACGTTCCTGGCGCAGAACCACGTCCGCGGTGCCCAGCTGGCCCGGGCGGCGGGTCGCACCCATCGCGGATACCTGGGATCGGGCACCGAGATCGACGGCGACCTCGACACCGCCGCCCTCGGACGCGCCCTGACCCTTTTCGTCCGGCGTCACGAGGTACTGCGCACCTGGTTCGAGTGCCGCGACGGGGAGGTCACCGCTCATCTCGTCGACTCGTCGGACATCGAGTTCGAGGGTCACGTCGACCGCCGACTGACGACCGTCGACGACGTGCACCCGTATCTCATCGATCGTTTCGACCGCGAGACCCCCAGCGACACCTTCCCCGGCTTCGCCTTCGGGGCCATCAGCCGGCCGGGCGGTTTCGCCATCTTCCTGGCGTGCGACCACGCCCTCTCCGACGGCGCGTCACAGGCCCTCGCCCTCGACGAGATCGCGCAGATCTACGCCGAACTGGTGCGGGCCGACGAGCCCGACGACGCGGTGGCCGCAGAGGCAATACAGACCGGGGCAATGCAGACCGAGGCGGCGGCGCCCGCCGGAGGCTACTTCGCCTACGCCGCGGCCGAGGAGCAAGCGACCGCCGCGCATCTGGCCGGAACCCCGCAGACCCGCGCCTGGCAGGACATCTTCCGTCGGCACGACCTGCAGATGCCCCGCTTCCCTCTCGACCTCGGCCTGGGCCCGGGTGAGACCGCGCAGGTGACCGGTGTCGAGGTCTCGCTGCTCGACCGTGCCGGGATCGTCGCCTTCGACGCCGCCTGCCGCGCGGCGGGAGGTCGCTTCATCGACGGCGTCTACGCGGCCATCGCCATCGCCGACCGGGAACTGGCCGGCGCCGAGGACTACTACGGCATGACGGTGTTCAACACCCGGGTCGCCCTCGACGGTTACGCCACGTCTCAGGGATGGTTCTGCAGCTTCGCACCGGTCGAGTTCTCCATGACCGACGCATCCACCTTCGCCGAACTGATCCCGGCCGCCCACGCGGCCCGCCGGCGCGCGCGCGACCTCGCGGCGGTGCCGGTGGCGGCCGCGCTCGCCGCCATAGCCGCCGCGGGCGCCACCCCGGATGCGATCGTCACTGCCCCGAACCTGCTGTCGTACATCGATTTCCGATGGTTTCCCGGAACGTCGCGCGACGCGTTCCGGCGCGGCGCCCTGTTCACCGGGGAGGGCCGCACGGCCAACGCGTCGGCGTGGATCAACCGCGACCACGACGAGCTCTACCTGGGCAGCCAGATCCCGGGGACGCCGTTCGCGGAGTCGGTGGCGCGCCCCTACTACCACCACCTGCGCGACATCGTCACCGACATCGCCGCAGCCGGCGACCGGCAGATCCACGGGCCCGCGGTTGCGGCAGGGCCATCCGACCCCGGCGCCGCGGCTCTGCGCAGAGGAGCGTGA
- a CDS encoding ABC transporter permease: MTTGSLQPSALSGGATPEAHDRVRPAAAVMQSLTMTHRGLLKIKHNPQQLFDVIVLPIVFTVMFSSIFGGAIAGNVVGYLPLLIPGVLVQVCIAASVVTGVQLREDLDRGVFDRFKSLPIARIAPLAGALVANTFRYVVASAITVCVGLIMGYRPASPVGIVVACVLIVVVAFSLSWIFALLGVLLDKASTVQGVSMLVLMPITFVSNALVPIDTMPGWMQACASANPVSHLVTAARGLAAGENVGTDIAYTLVGAAAILAVVVPVTLRTYMRRT, translated from the coding sequence ATGACCACGGGATCACTGCAACCGAGCGCCCTTTCCGGCGGCGCGACGCCCGAGGCGCACGATCGGGTTCGGCCGGCGGCCGCGGTGATGCAGTCGCTCACGATGACCCACCGGGGCCTGCTGAAGATCAAACACAATCCACAGCAGCTGTTCGACGTCATCGTGCTGCCCATCGTGTTCACCGTCATGTTCTCCTCGATCTTCGGCGGTGCGATCGCCGGGAACGTCGTCGGCTATCTCCCGTTGCTGATCCCGGGCGTACTGGTCCAGGTGTGTATCGCGGCGTCGGTCGTCACCGGAGTCCAGTTGCGCGAGGACCTCGACCGCGGGGTCTTCGACCGGTTCAAGTCGCTGCCGATAGCGCGTATCGCTCCGCTGGCCGGCGCGCTGGTGGCCAACACGTTCCGCTACGTGGTGGCCTCGGCCATCACGGTGTGCGTCGGGCTGATCATGGGGTACCGGCCGGCGAGCCCGGTGGGGATCGTGGTCGCCTGCGTGCTGATCGTGGTCGTGGCGTTCTCGTTGAGCTGGATCTTCGCGCTCCTCGGGGTCCTGCTCGACAAGGCGTCGACCGTCCAGGGTGTCTCGATGCTCGTGCTGATGCCGATCACGTTCGTGTCCAACGCGCTCGTCCCGATCGACACCATGCCCGGGTGGATGCAGGCCTGCGCATCGGCCAACCCCGTCTCCCATCTCGTCACGGCGGCACGCGGACTGGCCGCCGGCGAGAACGTGGGGACCGACATCGCATACACGCTCGTGGGCGCGGCGGCGATCCTCGCCGTGGTGGTGCCGGTGACCCTGCGGACCTACATGCGGCGGACCTGA